A window of Candidatus Pantoea floridensis contains these coding sequences:
- the sbcB gene encoding exodeoxyribonuclease I, whose amino-acid sequence MPASEFTFLFHDYETFGKSPSLDRPAQFAGLRTDKEFNAVGEPQVFYCQPADDYLPQPEAVMITGITPQTAKARGVTEAAFAERIHGLFSEPQTCVIGYNNVRFDDEVTRNIFYRNFFDPYGWSWQNGNSRWDLLDVMRACYALRPEGIVWPENDDGFPSFKLEHLTKANGVAHEQAHDAMSDVYATLAMAKLVKEKQPKLFEFLFSHRNKQKLMTLIDIPQMKPLVHVSGMFGAARGNTSWIVPLAWHPDNRNALIVADLAGDMSPLLELESDELRERLYTRSSELGDLPAVPIKLVHINKCPVLAPASTLRPEDAARLGIDRQRCLANLKVLREHAEVREKVVALFADAEPFTPSDDVDAQLYEGFFSDADRAGMNIVRQTPPQNLPALDLTFEDKRIAKLLFRYRARNFPGTLDDAEQQRWLQHRREALNAERVQAFLLELESLASLHEGNAEKMAQLKALYLYAQELVS is encoded by the coding sequence TACCGATAAAGAATTCAATGCGGTAGGTGAACCGCAGGTGTTTTACTGCCAGCCCGCGGACGATTATTTGCCGCAGCCAGAAGCGGTGATGATCACCGGCATTACGCCGCAAACCGCCAAAGCGCGTGGCGTGACAGAAGCGGCATTTGCCGAGCGCATTCACGGCCTGTTTAGCGAGCCGCAAACCTGTGTGATTGGTTACAACAATGTGCGTTTTGACGATGAAGTGACGCGCAATATCTTCTATCGCAACTTCTTTGATCCTTATGGCTGGAGTTGGCAAAACGGCAATTCGCGCTGGGATCTGCTGGATGTGATGCGCGCCTGCTACGCGCTGCGTCCGGAAGGCATTGTCTGGCCGGAAAATGATGACGGCTTCCCGAGCTTTAAGCTGGAGCATCTCACTAAGGCCAACGGCGTGGCGCACGAACAGGCGCACGATGCAATGTCTGACGTGTATGCCACGCTGGCAATGGCGAAACTGGTGAAAGAGAAGCAGCCGAAGCTGTTTGAGTTTCTGTTTAGCCATCGCAACAAGCAGAAATTGATGACGCTGATTGATATCCCGCAGATGAAGCCGCTGGTGCACGTTTCCGGCATGTTCGGCGCGGCGCGCGGCAACACCAGCTGGATTGTGCCGCTGGCGTGGCATCCGGATAACCGCAATGCGCTGATTGTCGCTGATTTGGCCGGTGATATGTCGCCGCTGCTTGAGCTGGAATCTGACGAACTGCGCGAGCGTTTATATACGCGTAGCAGCGAGTTAGGCGATCTTCCTGCCGTGCCGATTAAGCTGGTCCATATCAATAAATGTCCGGTGCTGGCGCCGGCGAGCACGCTGCGTCCGGAAGATGCTGCGCGCTTAGGTATCGATCGCCAACGCTGCCTCGCGAACCTAAAAGTGCTGCGCGAGCATGCGGAAGTGCGGGAAAAAGTGGTGGCGCTGTTTGCTGATGCTGAGCCGTTTACGCCTTCAGATGATGTAGATGCGCAGCTGTATGAGGGTTTCTTTAGCGATGCCGATCGCGCGGGTATGAACATTGTGCGCCAGACGCCGCCGCAGAATTTGCCGGCGCTGGATTTAACCTTTGAAGATAAGCGCATTGCCAAACTGCTGTTCCGCTATCGGGCGCGTAATTTCCCCGGCACGTTGGATGATGCCGAGCAGCAACGCTGGTTGCAGCACCGCCGCGAAGCGCTCAATGCTGAGCGTGTGCAGGCGTTCCTGCTGGAGCTGGAGTCACTGGCGAGTTTGCATGAGGGTAATGCAGAGAAGATGGCGCAGCTGAAGGCGCTGTATTTGTATGCGCAGGAGCTGGTGTCTTAG